The Thermincola ferriacetica genome has a window encoding:
- a CDS encoding AbrB/MazE/SpoVT family DNA-binding domain-containing protein: MEIRRVFKSGNSYVVSLPKNVVETFGVKAGDHIEFSIRDGKVTIKPYKRPDRAVL, from the coding sequence ATGGAGATCAGAAGAGTATTTAAGAGCGGTAACAGCTATGTGGTTTCATTACCAAAGAATGTAGTTGAAACTTTTGGGGTAAAAGCAGGAGACCATATAGAATTTTCCATCAGGGATGGAAAAGTAACTATCAAGCCTTACAAAAGACCTGACCGGGCGGTGTTATAA